The DNA sequence CCTTGTGAACTCAGGGGAGCTGAGATCTGAGCTCGAGGGCGCTGGTGATATCTTTTCCACAACATCAGACACAGAGGTAATAGCCCATCTTCTTGTGAAGGAGATTCAGCGATACGATCTCGCGGATGCAATGAGAGCTGTCATGCGCAGGCTCGTCGGCTCCTATTCTCTGGCGATCATGTGCAACGACACCGTTATCGGACTCAGGGATCCGCTCGGGATAAAGCCGCTCTGCATCGGGGCGCTTGATGATGGATTCATGGTGGCATCTGAGAGCGTTGCCATAGACGCGCTGAACGGCAGGCTCATTAGAGACGTCGCGCCCGGAGAGATGGTCGTTCTGAAAGATGGCGGGATGAAGTGCATAAGGCTCGTGAACTCTCCAAAACCTGCGCACTGCATATTCGAGTACATCTACTTCGCGAGGCCCGACAGCATCATGGATACGAAGCTCATCTACGATGTCAGGGTGAACATAGGCTGTATTCTCGCGGATGAGCATCCGGCAGATGCGGATATCGTCTCCCCGATTCCCGACTCCGGGATCACCATGGCTGTGGGATACCACCAGCGCTCCGGTATACGGTACAAGGAGTGCCTCATGAAGAACCGCTACGTGGGGAGGACGTTCATCATGCCGGATCAATCCATGAGGGAGGCAGCGGTGCGCATGAAGATGAACACCATCAGGCCGAACATCGAGGGGCAGCGCATCGTTCTTGTGGACGACAGCATAGTCAGAGGCACCACGAGCCGCAGGATCGTGAAGATGGTGAAGGATGCTGGAGCGCGGAAGGTCCACGTGAGAATAGGAAGCCCGCCGATAATAGCGCCCTGCTATCTCGGAATCGATATGGCGACAAGGGATGAGCTCATAGCAGCGCACAAGACCGTGGCAGGAGTCGAGACCGTCATAGATGCTGACTCTCTGGGATATGTGAGCCTGGAAGGGCTGATAAAGGCTATCGGCCTCCCGGAGGACCACTTCTGCACCGGCTGCCTAACGGGGATATACCCTTTAGAAATACCCGGTGAGAAGTGTGTGATCTCACAGAGGCGGCTGACCGACTTTCCACCCAGAGATGAAGAACAGGATGATGCGGAGGAGGGGGATGACGAAGCTGAGGCGAATGAGGAGGCATGATCCGGGTATTCGCCTGCGTGCTTTTGGAGCGCCCTCGCAGAAAAACGCTCATGACACAACGCCACCCATGTGGGTGAAAATGGTCCAAGG is a window from the Methanothrix sp. genome containing:
- the purF gene encoding amidophosphoribosyltransferase, which gives rise to MRDACGVVGISLGDTNKSVAKRIYYALHALQHRGQEAAGICVHDGKSIHSYRGLGLVTEVFTTAQIELLRGPVGIGHVRYPTSGAHTLENSQPILVKYRDTTIAIAHNGNLVNSGELRSELEGAGDIFSTTSDTEVIAHLLVKEIQRYDLADAMRAVMRRLVGSYSLAIMCNDTVIGLRDPLGIKPLCIGALDDGFMVASESVAIDALNGRLIRDVAPGEMVVLKDGGMKCIRLVNSPKPAHCIFEYIYFARPDSIMDTKLIYDVRVNIGCILADEHPADADIVSPIPDSGITMAVGYHQRSGIRYKECLMKNRYVGRTFIMPDQSMREAAVRMKMNTIRPNIEGQRIVLVDDSIVRGTTSRRIVKMVKDAGARKVHVRIGSPPIIAPCYLGIDMATRDELIAAHKTVAGVETVIDADSLGYVSLEGLIKAIGLPEDHFCTGCLTGIYPLEIPGEKCVISQRRLTDFPPRDEEQDDAEEGDDEAEANEEA